The DNA sequence GGCTTTGCTCCTCGGTGCCGTGCTGTGGTTCATGGGGACCTTCACGGGCCTGCTCGGAGGAGGCGTATAGGTGTCGTGCCTTGCCGGTGCCACATAGTGGTTGTTCCTGGGCTGCGGAGGCGGATTGTGATGGCGCGGTGGGCGCGGCGGCAGAGGCCTGTTGTGGTACCAGCGGTAGTCGTGCACGTAAATCAAGTGCGTATCCCATTCAAAGCGGCTTGTGCCCCAACCCCAAGAATCGTAGTAAGTACCGACCCAAACGCCGCTGCGGTAACGGAGTCCAGGGTAGCCGTTCGAATAAACGTAGTATACCACGTGCGGGTTGTAAACGGGAACGTAAACGTATTCCTTTTGTACAGGTTCGATGATGATCGTCTTTTCCTTGATGACCTTGACCTGTTCGTTAGTTTGTAAGTGACCGTGGTTATAGGCGGCGGTACGCATACGCTGCACGGCATCCATCACGGCCTCTTTTTGAGTGGCGACAGCGTCGCCCAACTGGTCTGTCCATACTTGGTATTTGGCCATGGTGGCAAGAACAGTCGGGAACGGAATCAGAGCCTGGACACTTTCGTCGTAGGGGAGGTCTTCGAGCTTGATGCGTTCGGCGAGTTCTTGACCTTTCAGGTGCTTGTTCTGGTTTGCCCAATCGGCAGCGCCCGGAATTTCATCGCCATGAACAGATGCCGCCAACACCTGCACCAGGAGCGGGTCAGGGTAAAGCGCAATCGTCGAGACGAGAGTGTCGAGTTCCGCTGCGGTGAACTGCTCGTTTGCGCGAGCGGAATTGGGCATACATAAAATGACTGCAAGTAAAAACCACAGCCAAGCGAACTTGGTCGCAAATGGAATAGCTAAACTTTTTTGAGCCTTCGAAGCGGTAAACATGTTTACCTCCTATAGCTTTAGGTTACTAATATTATACAAAAATTCTATGCTAATTAGATGCGAAAAAGTCGATTTTGGTTGCAAACAGGCATTTTTCGGGGATAAAATTCCCGCGTTGTAATTATCCATTATGGACGATTTTATTTTTACACGCTTCTTAAACGAAATTATGGTTTCGGTTTTGAGGGCGAAAATGCTTAAAAATGGCTAAAATGAGTTATAAAAAGGGTTAATTCTACTTAAATTTGGCCGTTTTGGGGTTTTGGAATGTTGTTAAGTTGCACAACACATTAACTAAAATTAACATAAATTCTTACACGTTTGAATCTATTTTTACAACAGATAGTTGGAGGCA is a window from the uncultured Fibrobacter sp. genome containing:
- a CDS encoding DUF3300 domain-containing protein, with amino-acid sequence MFTASKAQKSLAIPFATKFAWLWFLLAVILCMPNSARANEQFTAAELDTLVSTIALYPDPLLVQVLAASVHGDEIPGAADWANQNKHLKGQELAERIKLEDLPYDESVQALIPFPTVLATMAKYQVWTDQLGDAVATQKEAVMDAVQRMRTAAYNHGHLQTNEQVKVIKEKTIIIEPVQKEYVYVPVYNPHVVYYVYSNGYPGLRYRSGVWVGTYYDSWGWGTSRFEWDTHLIYVHDYRWYHNRPLPPRPPRHHNPPPQPRNNHYVAPARHDTYTPPPSRPVKVPMNHSTAPRSKAEIHNAAAHPNTVATVKTTKDNYWQDDNNQNNNQGFGNIKTTRSSQKNYDDSRSSHNNRNSGNSNRNSNSRGFGKSMRK